From one Mycosarcoma maydis chromosome 17, whole genome shotgun sequence genomic stretch:
- a CDS encoding uncharacterized protein (related to SNP1 - U1 small nuclear ribonucleoprotein) produces the protein MTHLLPPSLIRLFAPRPPLEYVAPIRRYDPDPNAVPLSKDGTQISRRKTIRTPLTGVASYLERVKQETADRGESTDDIALSSSSSALTLSRATLREIELESRAASKAATKQRGLETYKPSNNPDATPDAYKTLFLARLDYSVTESDLHREFDMYGPIEQIKLIRDKNGKSRGYAFIAYERERDMKAAYKDAEGIKINGRRVMVDVERGRTVKDWKPTRLGGGLGGSTRKPKKAPEPSEPPPTSSAFAPPTPFRARGSAGFRPGPTRGFPPSRPAFRAFNSNPRSSASYDNAYPSRPPSTSPYPANGPTPAAYRDYPPSNGYHQQPRSYDDPNSGPPSKRSRY, from the coding sequence ATGACACACCTGCTGCCGCCGTCTCTAATCCGGCTGTTTGCGCCACGGCCGCCACTCGAGTACGTTGCTCCGATACGTCGTTACGATCCGGACCCGAATGCTGTACCGCTGTCGAAAGATGGCACGCAGATCTCGCGGCGCAAAACGATTCGCACCCCGCTCACTGGCGTCGCCTCGTATCTCGAGCGTGTCAAACAAGAGACGGCGGACCGCGGCGAGTCGACCGACGACATTGCACTctcctcttcatcctctGCACTGACGCTCTCACGCGCCACACTGCGCGAAATCGAACTCGAATCGCGTGCCGCATCGAAAGCAGCGACGAAGCAACGTGGGCTGGAAACGTATAAGCCGTCCAACAACCCGGACGCTACACCGGATGCATACAAGACGCTCTTCCTGGCACGCCTCGACTACTCGGTCACCGAATCCGACCTGCATCGCGAATTCGACATGTACGGTCCGATCGAACAGATCAAGCTGATTCGCGACAAGAACGGAAAAAGTCGAGGCTACGCATTCATAGCGTACGAGCGCGAACGCGACATGAAGGCGGCGTACAAAGATGCCGAGGGTATCAAGATCAACGGTCGAAGAGTCATGGTAGATGTCGAGAGGGGTCGAACGGTGAAAGACTGGAAACCGACTCGATTGGGCGGTGGACTAGGCGGCTCGACTAGAAAACCAAAGAAGGCTCCAGAACCATCAGAGCCTCCACCGACATCCAGCGCCTTCGCTCCCCCAACTCCCTTCAGAGCCAGAGGCTCTGCCGGCTTCAGACCTGGCCCAACAAGAGGCTTCCCTCCTTCAAGACCCGCCTTCAGAGCCTTCAACTCCAACCCTCGCTCCTCAGCCAGTTACGACAACGCCTACCCAAGTCGTCCtccatccacctcgccatACCCCGCCAACGGCCCCACCCCCGCCGCCTATCGAGATTATCCCCCCTCCAATGGCTACCACCAACAACCACGCTCTTATGACGACCCCAACTCTGGCCCCCCTTCTAAACGTAGTCGCTACTAA
- a CDS encoding putative proteasome core particle subunit alpha 7, producing MASQGTGYDLSASTYSPDGRIFQIEYAAKAAENAGTAIAIKTKTGVVVAVEKLVQSKLLVPGSNRRIFNVAPHIGIVSAGLIADGKHLATRARSEAVSHLDNYRFPAPVKTLADRVAYYVQAYTLYSSVRPFGVSAIIAGLDDSKGPQIYMIEPSGVFWGYNGCAVGKGRQSAKTEIEKLDLDNLTQKEAVEEAAKIIFKVHDDAKDKEFELELSWCGPESNGVHTSVPADLRLDAINKAKEALDDEMED from the exons ATGGCTTCGCAGGGAACCGGTTACGACCTCTCGGCGAGCACGTACTCGCCTGATGGGCGGATCTTTCAG ATCGAATATGCGGCCAAGGCAGCAGAAAACGCAGGGACCGCTATCGCcatcaagaccaagacggGTGTTGTGGTCGCTGTGGAAAAGCTCGTACAGTCCAAGTTGCTCGTGCCGGGATCCAATCGACGCATCTTCAACGTTGCGCCGCATATCGGCATCGTTTCTGCTGGCTTGATCGCCGACGGCAAACACCTCGCCACACGTGCTCGATCAGAAGCTGTTTCACATCTGGACAACTACCGCTTCCCTGCTCCCGTCAAGACGCTCGCTGATCGCGTCGCATACTACGTGCAGGCGTACACACTCTACTCCTCGGTGCGCCCGTTCGGTGTGAGCGCGATCATTGCAGGTTTGGACGATTCAAAGGGACCGCAAATCTACATGATCGAACCTTCGGGCGTCTTCTGGGGCTACAACGGCTGCGCTGTCGGTAAAGGGCGACAGTCGGCAAAGACAGAAATTGAAAAGTTGGATCTGGATAACTTGACACAGAAGGAGGCTGTCGAGGAGGCAGCAAAGATCATCTTCAAGGTGCACGACGACGCAAAGGATAAGGAGTTTGAGTTGGAGCTTAGCTGGTGTGGCCCAGAAAGCAACGGTGTGCATACCAGCGTACCCGCCGATCTCAGGTTGGACGCCATCAATAAGGCTAAAGAGGCGTTGGATGATGAGATGGAGGATTAG